The following nucleotide sequence is from Tachyglossus aculeatus isolate mTacAcu1 chromosome 11, mTacAcu1.pri, whole genome shotgun sequence.
GTGTTAAAGGTCACGCTGAGGCCGTGGtcatggcccaaagtcacattcagCAGCTTGTGAAACTCTTCGAGGGAAATGAGAACCTCCCAAGCAGCAGCAAGGAATCCGACGTGAAAAAGGAGTTTAAGCAGTTGGTTGAAGCGCACGCAGACAAATACACCATGGACTTGTTGATTCTGCCAACCTCGCTGAAAAACGAACTCCTCAACTTGGCGCGGGGTGAGGATGCGGGTGGAGCAGAGGAGGCCTCAGGCGAGATTCTGGGCTTCAGAAGAACGGCTGAGTTTCCGTACTATGGGAGGCAGAAGTTGACCGTATCTAAAGATGCAAGAGGGTTGCCGGATGAAGCGAGAAATAAAGCCGGGACTCCAGTTTCGGAGCTCACCAAACAAATGGACACGGTATTTTCTGGAAGCTCGGAAATGCCTTTCATACCTGTCAATGGCGTGATCCTGGCAGAAGAATCCCTTTGCAGAGAGAGGGTGTGCAATAAAAGGAGGTTTTCTGATCCTGAAGAAAGACTTCCCAAGAAGCAGTTTTCTTTGGAAAATGTTCAAGAGAGCCAGCCGACACCTGAGTCTAAGACTACAGCTGGAGTGGTAGTTATCGATCTGTTTTCTGATGCTGAAGACTTAAACTCAGAGGCGAAGGATACCAGTGAGGAAATGGAATATAACATCCTCGTGAACTTTTTCAAAACCATGGGCTATTCCCAAGAAATTGTAGAGAAAGTTATCCGGGAGTTGGGTCAACTTACAGAACCCTTAATACTCTTAGAGGAAattgaaaaggaaaataaaaagttccaggaaaagaaagaattGTTACCTAGGACTTTTCCCCAGGGTTCTGGGACAAGTGAAATGCAAAATAAATGTGTTTCCAGCATCCAGAATACACCCAAAATGCAACGTGTGCTTAAGGAAACGATGGCTCACATAGGGCAAAATGTAGCAGAAAAGCCACCTCATCGTCCATTCGACCCAAAAGAAAAATGGCATCCGTTGAGTGGTAAAACTAACACTTTTAGTACAGTCCCACCCAAACACCAGCAAGAAGTTCAAAGTTTCAATCAGAGGGATATTTTCAGCGCAGAGCTGGAAACCGATGGATTTTCCCCGTCTGTCCACCCCCTCAACGACCCGCCCGGTGATAGAGGAACTCTCACGGATGTGGACTGTGTGGCAAGAGGAGCTCCAGACCGTCACCCTCGAGGACCTGTCACCCCTGAAAATGAAGCGCCACGGTGTTCAGCGGCCCTCAGGCAGCTCAAGAGGAATTCTAAGACTGAATGTGAGAGCCTGCTAAGATGTAGCAATCCATTGCAGTCTAAACCGGCTGGCCAACCCCTTCCTCCAAAACCTACCTGTCCATGCCAAAAGGTGGTCCCGGGCATCGCTGCTAAGCCAGCAGGGCTGTCGAGTCCCCAGAACGATCCCTCAGTTACCGGGGTTCAAAGATTTAGAGAGAATCTAAAAACGCCATACAAACTGGAGTTAAAAAATGAACCAGGGAGATCAGATTTAAAGCACATTGTTATAGACGGAAGCAATGTTGCAATCACGTAAGTACTGCTAACCTCTTCTGTTGGTCACACAAATGCTGAACCTTGTCAtttggagggttttttgttttgtttttgttttttccaaggCTGGCAGGATCACTCAAACTCTTGGACAGTGAAATACACCTCTCCTGACTCTCACCGATTAACTGGCACTTTAAGCTCCCacctcaatctggaaaggcccaGCTGCTCTGATACAGAGTTCCCTGACCTAGAGAGACTCCTCTCCAGTCATATGTGGTCATgtgtagagaagcggtgtggcctaatggaagagagcacaggcctgggagccagctgacctgggttccaatcctgcctctgcctcgtgtctgctgtttgaccttgggcaagtcatttcacttctctggacctcagttacctcatctgcaaaatgggagttaacTCGTACTCCCGCCTTACTTAGActgcgtgccccatgtgggacagggactgtattcaacctgattaactcgtatctaccgtagtgtttagaacagtgcatggcacatggctagcgcttaacaagtaccaatcaatcatatttattgagtacctgttgtgtgcagagtactctaataagcactgggagagtacagtatagcaatttaACAGtctgtggacacgttccctgcccacagcaagcttacagtgtaaaggatcattattaccattattattattattacgtatagAAGCAGTGTAAGACACATCTCTACACCCTGATCTCTCCAGTACTGAGCAAAGCCTGAAGGTTGGGTCCCAGAGTGGTCATAATTATGGCAGAGGAGAatattcctcttccctctttgtaGCTCCTCATTGGGCCCTCTGGGTTTTTACGTAGGTCAATGGGGTAGGACTTTAGGTTCTAGAGGGATTATTCTCAGGGTGAGCTCCATTCCAGGATTTGCTCTCTTATGGACATTGCTCTGTTCAGGAAAACATGCTGGGAAGGGGGACAGCTGAAAGCGCAGGGCACCAAAACCAAACCTACCCTGGATTCAGATGGTCGGTATAGATTCAGGCATACTCCCTTAGGCCTCTCCGACATCCCATGACATGCACCTTGGCTTCGGGAGCAGACTGTAGGAGTGGGAGGCTCCACCCAGTGACCAGCAAGGTCATGGTATCTCTGAGTCTCAGAGAGCTAAGAGGCAATGCTTTTGACCCAAGCGTTgattcccttttttttaatgctatttgttatacgcttactttgtaccaggcactgtattaagcactcaggtagatacaagctcatcaggttaaacacagtccctgtcccttgtggagcccacaatcttaacccccatttgacagatgagggaactgaggcacagagaagtacagtgacatgctcaaggtcatgcagcagaaaagtgatggagccaggattagaacccaggtcagctgactcccaggactgggctttatccagtaggccacacttctagactgtgagcccactgttgggtagggactgtctctatatgttgccaacttgtacatcccaagcgcttagtacagtgctctgcacacagtaagcgctcaataaatacgattgattgattgattgattgattcttcagtgctgattttttttttgacagcCTGCTGTTTTGGGGATTAAAAAAATAGACCTGAAAAGCTTCATCATGGGACAGAGTAATTGGGTATTCAGAACTGCCCTGTGCAGTGCTCATCTGTGGTTAGACTGTCTTCCCTCATGACGTGTAGTCACCCACCATTTGCAAAGACACCGTGATAACTGATGGCTTCCCTGCATTTAGCTAACTTTTTAGCTCTGAATTCTGAGACAGTCACACAGTATGTTCTGCTGAAGAGTGAGAAGGTGAATCAAATGGAATGTCTTTAGAAGAATTGTTTAAAGGTTTATTTAAAACAAAACCCAGTCTGAAGTTATTTtgcaacaaaaaaaaccacaatACGTTTTCCTTTCAGTCATCTCTACTTAGGAGCAACATTTCTTTTTAGAGAAGGCTTTTAAAAGAAATGCTTCTGATAGTTTTCTTTTCGGGTAGGTCCGTAATTTATAACATATTTGAGCGTGGACTTTGTCAGCTGATGAGAACTATTCAAAGAAGTAAGCTTGAGAGCTTCCTATTTTAATAGAAAAGAATTCCTAAACCTTCTCAGCTTTGgaggtctttttttaaaatgtactTTTTGAGAACTGTTTTAACCTATGTAACGATGATCAGTGTCATGACTTAGAGCTGCAGCAATACAAAAACACAGTTCAATTCACAGTTCATAgttcaattattatgattatcataacTCTGGTGGTTAAGATGGTATTGTGAGCCTAAGCAGAAAAGGTACAGTGTGAACCCAGTACCTATCCAGGCCTGTTCGCAAATAAGAAATGACAAATATGATTGTGGGATTACATTGAATTGTatgtgcttcaatttcttcagGAAACTCAGTTTTAGGGTAGGTCTTGATGTTTCAGACTCTGTTATTTAGCGATTGGGCGTACCGTTGCTAATTATTTAACCTTTCTACTTGCTTTGCTGTGTATGTGTTCCCTTCTTGCTTTCTGCGTTTCCCTAGTGAACCTGTTTTTCAGTTCTTGGTGGGACCCAGCAATAATTTAGCTATTCAAAGTGAAGATAATAGTATCTGCAGTGACACCCTTAAAGGGACTTAGCCTTGTTGGTTCCaagaacagtaatgataatggtaacaatacttgtgatagttgttaaggatcgactatgtgctaagtgctgaggtagatacaggataagtgGGCTGGACTCAATcccagtcctacatgggatttacaatctaaggaggagggaaagtaggtttcttatccccatttttcagatgaagaaactgaggcccagagaagttgtgattcgcCAAAGATtgtcatagaagcagtgtggcctagtagatagagcacagacttgggagtcagaaagacctgggttctaatcccagctctgtcacttgtctgctgtgtgaccatgagcaagtcacttcacttcctctttgcctcagttacctcatctgtaaaatgaggaacaagactctgtcccatgtgggacatgggctgtgtacaacctgattagcttgtacttaccccagtgcttagaacagtgtctgacacatagtaagcgcttaaataccattttaaaaaaaaacagttgacaagtggcaagaGCTGTGATGAGAACTCAACTCTCTGATTCGCAAGCCTTTGCTCCTTCCTCAATTATGATTTGGAAATGCAGGGATTTTCTCCTTTTTTAGAACCAAAGGTGCATCTTATTTTTCAATTCCACCTACCTTGGGTTCCCTTTAGGATAGTAATGTAAAAAGCCAGAGTTGAACCAGTTGAGCCTGAGATAGTTTTACGCTTAAAAATTCAGGTGGCCAAACCAAATTAGACTTGACTGTTTCAAACAGCAGGCCTAATTTTATTCAGTCTTCAGAACTTTTCCTTCCTGATTTTTGCAACCTAGCCTTGATGTGAATGGCCAGCTATTCCAGTAAGCACTGCCTGAAGCAAGAGAAGCTTGCTGTaccccttccccagtgcttctccACATCTGGTTAGAAGTGCAGTCTGGACAGGAGAGTATTCTCCAGGCCCTGAGCCAGTTTTGAAAACAGAAACTACCATGAAAGAGCAGCAAATGAAAAAGCCTGACACTTCAGTGCTATAGTAATGTAACTATTAGATTTGAATGTGTGTGGTATTTTGAAGACTTGAAGTTTGTGGCAGGTTTAGTGAGTTGACCTCAGTTTGGTCATTGTCGGAATTGCTTCAAGGCCCTAGGAGTTGGCATGTCGTAAAGTGAATTTGGCAACAGGATTCAACTGAGAATTTCCCGGTCTATGGTGAAAGTCCCCTGAAATCCATGATGAAGATGTTGTTAGATGATGTTAGATGAAGGCCAACTATGAAAAGGACAATGGAAGGAGATAATTTTATCAGGGGCTTTATTTTAAAATCTCAAATTGAattttttacattttttcctGTTTAGTTTCACAGTCAAAAGCTGCCTATTGATTTGTTCACTTTGTGCTTGACAGGTAATTGATCAGTTTCATGTACCCATTAAAAAGTATGTTCTGTAAAGCTGTATATTTTTATCCGTGTGCATCAAATGTGCAGTATTTACATAAATAACATCTGGTTAACTAACATCTAAAGACTCATTTTTCCCTTTGCCTCTCCCTAAAttcaagcacataataataatttggtatctgttaagtactttgtgccaagtgctgggattggtacagaataatcagattggacagagtgcccatgggactcatagtctaagggggagggagaacaggtgtcttatccccattttacacagatgagaaaactgaggccccgagaattgaagtgtcttgccaaacatcacacagcaggcaagtagcagggtgggattagaacccagttcccctgacccccaagccatTGTCTTTTCcattcagccacactgcttctgctctatCCTTTGAGTCTCTTGTCTGTTACCCCCTTACCTAAATGAGGTCTTCTAGTTAGGCTAGAACCAGATAGGtagcattttttgttgttgttttttttcttttttctttttctggagtTTCTCAGGAAGCACTCACACCATCCTCTCCAGGAAATCCAAAGAATAGGGGTGTGGCAAACCAAGCCACACTTGCTGTTTTATAATAGCGACAAGGGATAGCATTTCAGCAACTAAAGAAATAACTTTTGACATTAGACTAAGGATACTAGCCGAACCTTGAAAGCCCTTCCTGAAATACAGCCAAAATTTCCAGTCATTTCTGACAAAGTTGTGTTTGGTAGTGGTATATGACCAACCAAATCAAACTTCTACTTCAACATCTTGTCCAGGCGGACATGTCAAAGCACATGTCAGCCTCGTGTAAGAGAAGCTCAGGTCCAGATGTAGGACTGTAGAAGAGCTGACTTCAGGTGGGATTcgaggtgtgatttttttttttttataggctGTGGGGAAAATGCCATCAGTGTCAGATATTAAGTTTGAAGAGAGGAAGTTAAGCCGTACATCCCTTGCCTTCATTTTCAACTATTACTACCATTTCGGGGAAACCCAGCAAATGACCCACAGCACCCTAACACTACTtgaatagaagaaaaaaaaacccctgagTGcaaattcagtcagccagtcctcTGGAGCTCAGCCTTAGTTCCTCATTGTTTGGATTTCTGTAGCCAAATGGTGCAAGTCATGATTGTGACTAATCAGGGTCTCTTTTCAGTTTTTCTGTATTCACCTTGAGTTCCCAAACGGTGCTAGAGAGAAAAGAAATGCAAATGAGTTGACAGAGTGGAAAGAACGCCCTGCAGTTTGTCTTTGACTTGCTCAGAGCTCTCGAGTGAGCTAGGAGGACAAGCTTCGGTATTTGTAAGGTAGGGTGAAGCAGACAACTGAGAGAAGCTGGGATATCGATATTACTGTCAGGTCGGTAAACCGGACTTTTTCCGAAACATTGTGGATCTTGgtaaaaattacagatgtgacCTAAAATGAGGTGCTCAGCCGAAGACTCCTTGAAAAGCAAACCGATTGCATGGTTTGGGTGGGGTGATTCCCAAGGAAAGCAGTAATATCAGGGTGGTGTGTCACCTTTTTCATTTCCTGAATAACTTTGAACAGAATAGTCATTAAAATGGATTCTTTTGAATGAATCTTCTTCCCATATCTGAACTGTTTGAGTAACTGCTCCTGAATTAGGAAAGATCATTGGAGCAAGTTTTCAGCTTCCTCTTTGCAACTTTATTTACAGGTGCAAACTTCCCAAGGGCTACACATAGGAATGTTGAACTGCTGGAGTGCTACTATTTCTTGTCTCTTTTCCCCAGTTATGGTGAAACGGTTCTCTCTCTGTGTTTTGGGCAATTCAAACCATTCAGTCAAtcgataaatcagtggtatttagtgagctcttactgtgagcagagcgctgcactaagagcttgggaaagtacagtacaacagttggtagacaccatccctggtgCTTAGGGCAGCTGCTGATTCTGCTTACTGTAGACTCCCCCTTCACTTTGAAATTTCTCTGAAACACACATTTACCCATCAAGTATGACCCCTTCATGATCATTATGACTTACAGATATGTTGTATTTGTGACAAATATCGAAATCCCCCCACTTAAAGATTCCCAAATGGGCATTATTCtactttctcctcccccaccaccactcACATCATCTCACCTCATGAGTAATTGGAAACAAATTCTGGTGGGTGAGTATTTGTTCGAAACCGTGATCATAATCAATACCCAGTGGTAGTTCGCAATTTTATGTTTCTCTCTgtgtaaagaatcaatcaatggtatttcttgagtgcttactgtgtgcagagcactgtactaactgcttaggagagaacaatatgtcaaacacattccctgcctacaatgagcttccagactagaggggTGAGTGCTTTATGCCTACTTCTCCATTTCTGCATGGTTCTGTCCCTCCAGGGCTGGGATAGGGTCTTACTCAGTTGAGCATTCAAAACTTCAATTCCTGAATTGTGCAGATGGTCTTTGACCAAGTCTGTCAAACCCATTCCTGCCTGTGGAGCTTTACATTCATAGATGGATCACTCTTTATAAAAATCTGCCAGTTATTAATGAAATATTAGCCAAATGGCCCACACAGAACAAAAGTGAATTTAATGACTAGAGCTACCGCTCTGATTTTTTGAAGGGATGGctttattcatttactcattcagtcatatttattaagcacttactgtatgcttaatacagtaagtatTACTTACATACATACTTATTGTATGCttaatacacagagaagcagcgtgggtcagtggaaaagagcacgggctttggagtcaaaggtcacgggttcaaatcctggctccgccaattgtcagct
It contains:
- the N4BP1 gene encoding NEDD4-binding protein 1 isoform X1; amino-acid sequence: MAGSGPDVLDEFTAPGEKTALLERSTARIEGLFAVALAVLGGPEPDTAADDDDALAGPGRIWLQLTGAKEPVRRAKEYIKGLCEPELEEKECYPKDMHCIFVGAQNLFLRSLIQDTCADLSVLEIGVLGVKGHAEAVVMAQSHIQQLVKLFEGNENLPSSSKESDVKKEFKQLVEAHADKYTMDLLILPTSLKNELLNLARGEDAGGAEEASGEILGFRRTAEFPYYGRQKLTVSKDARGLPDEARNKAGTPVSELTKQMDTVFSGSSEMPFIPVNGVILAEESLCRERVCNKRRFSDPEERLPKKQFSLENVQESQPTPESKTTAGVVVIDLFSDAEDLNSEAKDTSEEMEYNILVNFFKTMGYSQEIVEKVIRELGQLTEPLILLEEIEKENKKFQEKKELLPRTFPQGSGTSEMQNKCVSSIQNTPKMQRVLKETMAHIGQNVAEKPPHRPFDPKEKWHPLSGKTNTFSTVPPKHQQEVQSFNQRDIFSAELETDGFSPSVHPLNDPPGDRGTLTDVDCVARGAPDRHPRGPVTPENEAPRCSAALRQLKRNSKTECESLLRCSNPLQSKPAGQPLPPKPTCPCQKVVPGIAAKPAGLSSPQNDPSVTGVQRFRENLKTPYKLELKNEPGRSDLKHIVIDGSNVAITHGLNKFFSCRGIAIAVEYFWKLGNRNITVFVPQWRTRRDPNITEQHFLTQLQDLGILSLTPARVVFGARIASHDDRFLLHLATKTGGIIVTNDNFREFVAESVSWREIIRKKLLQYTFAGDIFMVPDDPLGRNGPRLEEFLRKDISHGELQSPPGAQPKRGLPAAGSGPRNANAATATTSRPASARVQGLLSTPWLPQPLNLPALPNVTKIQPNLTVPPQRSTSETKQLRTALLKIFPEAEQRQKIDQTLLAHPYMRDLNALSAMVLD
- the N4BP1 gene encoding NEDD4-binding protein 1 isoform X2 — encoded protein: MHCIFVGAQNLFLRSLIQDTCADLSVLEIGVLGVKGHAEAVVMAQSHIQQLVKLFEGNENLPSSSKESDVKKEFKQLVEAHADKYTMDLLILPTSLKNELLNLARGEDAGGAEEASGEILGFRRTAEFPYYGRQKLTVSKDARGLPDEARNKAGTPVSELTKQMDTVFSGSSEMPFIPVNGVILAEESLCRERVCNKRRFSDPEERLPKKQFSLENVQESQPTPESKTTAGVVVIDLFSDAEDLNSEAKDTSEEMEYNILVNFFKTMGYSQEIVEKVIRELGQLTEPLILLEEIEKENKKFQEKKELLPRTFPQGSGTSEMQNKCVSSIQNTPKMQRVLKETMAHIGQNVAEKPPHRPFDPKEKWHPLSGKTNTFSTVPPKHQQEVQSFNQRDIFSAELETDGFSPSVHPLNDPPGDRGTLTDVDCVARGAPDRHPRGPVTPENEAPRCSAALRQLKRNSKTECESLLRCSNPLQSKPAGQPLPPKPTCPCQKVVPGIAAKPAGLSSPQNDPSVTGVQRFRENLKTPYKLELKNEPGRSDLKHIVIDGSNVAITHGLNKFFSCRGIAIAVEYFWKLGNRNITVFVPQWRTRRDPNITEQHFLTQLQDLGILSLTPARVVFGARIASHDDRFLLHLATKTGGIIVTNDNFREFVAESVSWREIIRKKLLQYTFAGDIFMVPDDPLGRNGPRLEEFLRKDISHGELQSPPGAQPKRGLPAAGSGPRNANAATATTSRPASARVQGLLSTPWLPQPLNLPALPNVTKIQPNLTVPPQRSTSETKQLRTALLKIFPEAEQRQKIDQTLLAHPYMRDLNALSAMVLD